A segment of the Streptomyces sp. P9-A2 genome:
GGGCGGCCGGGCGCCGGCCTCGGTCCGGGAGAACACCGCCGTACTGCCGGACGGCGCCGTGCCGCAGTGGTCCGGCGAGACCGTGCTCTTCGACTTCGACGACGGCGTCATCGCCGCCGCGGAGGGCGAGGAGCTGACCCGGGCCCTGATCGCCAAAGCCATGGTGCCGGGGTGCACTCCCGTCGGCTGGAGCAGCTGGGGGAACGAGGATTTCGCGCAGACCGTCGCGGTGGGCTGGGTCCTCGGGGACCTCAGGCCGCTTCCCGGCACAGAGTCGGCGAGTCTGCGCAGCGAGGTCGAGGCCGAGACCCGCCCGGTGTGGAAGGAGCTGGAGGCGCTGCCGCGGGCCGAACAGCTCTCGCGGATCAACGCGATGCGCGCCGCCGCGCTCTCCTGCGAGGGCGACGCCTTCGACGCACTGTCCGGCGGTGCGTCCCGGTGAGATGGCTGACGCTGTACGCGCGCTCGCGTCAGGTACCCGCGTCGCTCGCCGCGGTGGTGATCAGCGCGGTGACGGTGTGGGCACTCGCCCGGGACGGGAGCGAGGCGCCCGGTGATCCACGGCTGCCCGTGCTCGTCCTCGCCGCAGGGGCGATGGCGGCCTCGACCGGGCTCAGCGGGCAGGACCTCGAGCTGGACCGGACGGCCGCGATCCGCTGGGTGCCCCGCAGAGCGGCGCACGTGCTGCTCGCCGGCGCGGTCGTCTGCACGGTGCTGCTGACCGTGCAGACGAGGGGCGAGGACATGGCCACCCTCATGTTCGTCGTCCGGGACAGCGCGGGCCTGATGGGACTGGCCGCCCTGGGCGCGGCGTTCTCGGGAGGCCGGTACGCATGGACGCTGCCGTTCGCCTGGCTCTCGTTCTCGTTCTTCGCCCCGCCCCCGACGAGTGCGCCGACGCAGGTGGCGACCTGGATGCTGTTGCCACCCGGCACGGCAGCGGGGACCTGGACGGCTCTGGTCCTCCTCATCGCAGGCACCGCGGCCTACGCCGTCGCGGGACCGAGACGGTAACCGGACCGGACCACGGCCGTGTTCGTGCGCGGCCCCGCCCTTCGTGAGCGCCGCGGCCCCCGCCGCGGTGCTCACGAAGGCGCCGGCAGGTCGCGGCGGGCCACCAGCCGGCAAGCGCTGGACAGACCCGGCCAATGGGGCAGCGGCCGCACCACCGGCCTGCGGTGGGCCAGCCGCACTCCGCACTCGGGTGCGGCGGCAGAACGGGCGGTACACGATCGTCGTACGGCTCCTGGCGGCCGTGCCCTCTCCACAGCGGCGGCTCGTGACCGGGTGGCCAGGGCGGACGAGCGGTGTCGGGTCCCGCAGAGGAGGGGCCACGCAGGTACGAGCGGACCATGTCGGGGCCCGTGTGACCGTCACGACCTATCCTCGCACACCAGTTCGAGTTACCATGAAGTCCAGGCCAGGCCGGACATATGTGGAAATCCACACTTCGCCGACCGGAGCCCCCGGAGATCTCCCCATGTCCGCATCGAGCTTCGCAGGCGGACTCCGTCTGCGAAGCTCGATGCGCCCGGAGGGTCCGCCCCGCAATCCGCGAGGCGGACTCGCCACCCGACCGGCGTCAACACGACCCAACGCACAAGCTTGGCTCGCTCATGAAGACTTTGACCCTCAGGGAGGGCACCGCGCGGGTGCTCGGCGTGGACCCGGGGCTGACCCGGTGCGGCCTCGGGGTGGTCGACGACGCCCCCGGACGGCCGCTCACGGTGACGGCCGCCGGCATCCTCTGCGCCCCGGCGGACGCGGACATCGGCCACCGCCTCCTCCTCATCGAGCGCGGCATCGAGCGGTGGCTGGACGAGTACCGACCCGGAGCCGTCGCCGTGGAGCGGGTGTCCAGCCGGTACAACGTGCGCACCGTGATGGGCACCGCGCAGGCGAGCGCGGTCGCGATCCTGTGCGCGGCCCGGCGCGGCCTGCCCGTCGCCTGGCACACCTCCAGCGAGGTGAAGGTCGCCGTCACCGGCAGCGCAGGCGCCGGCAAAGCCCAGGTCGGCGCCATGGTCACCCGGCTGCTGCGGCTCGACGCCCCACCGGAGCCGGCCGACACCGCCGACGCCCTGGCGCTCGCCATCTGCCATATCTGGCGCACCCAGGCGCTGAATCGCCCGCAGCAGGCGCACGCCACCGCCTGCCCCGCTCCCGCACTCGCACGACTTCGGAAGAGCACGATCCGATGATCGCCTTCGTCAGCGGCACGGTCGCCGCGCTCGCCCCCGACGCCGCGGTCGTCGAGGTCGGCGGCGTCGGCATGGCCGTCCAGTGCACGCCCGACACCCTGGCCGGGCTCCGCATCGGCCGACAGGCCAGGCTCGCCGTCTCCCTGGTCGTGCGCGAGAACTCGCTCACCCTTTACGGCTTCGCGGACGACGGCGAGCGGCAGGTCTTCGAGCTGTTGCAGACCGCCAGCGGCGTCGGGCCGCGTCTGGCCCAGGCCATGCTCGCCGTGCAGACCCCGGAGGCGCTGCGGCGCGCGGTCGCCCAGGGCGACGAGAAGGCGCTCACCGCCGTCCCCGGCATCGGCAAGAAGGGCGCCCAGAAGCTGCTCCTGGAGCTCGCCGGCCGACTGGGCGAGCCGGCCGGTGCCGCTGGGGCCGGCCACCCGGCCGGCGCCGCCGCTCCCGCGCCCTGGAGCGAACAACTTCACGCGGCGCTCGTCGGCCTCGGGTACTCCGTGCACGAGGCCGAGGAGGCGATCGCGGCCGTCACCCCCGCCGCCGAGGCCGCCGCGGCCGACGGCGCCGCCCCGAAGGTGTCGCATTTGCTGCGTGCCGCCCTGCGCACGCTGAATCGCGCCCGCTGAGAGGAGTGGACCGCATGACCCGGGACGAAGCCGAAACCGCCGCCCTCATCGAGCGGTTGGTGGTATCTGTCACCGACGGGGAGGAACAGGCCGTCGAGGCCGCCCTGCGCCCCAAGGACCTGGACGAGTTCATCGGCCAGGAGAGGGTCCGCGAGCAGCTCGACCTCGTGCTGCGGGCCGCCCGCGCGCGCGGTGCCACCGCCGACCACGTGCTGCTCTCCGGAGCCCCCGGCCTCGGCAAGACCACCCTCTCCATGATCATCGCGGCCGAGATGGACGCCCCCATCCGCATCACCTCGGGGCCGGCCATCCAGCACGCGGGCGACCTGACCGCGGTTCTGTCCTCCCTCCAGGAGGGTGAGGTCCTCTTCCTCGACGAGATCCACCGCATGTCCCGGCCCGCCGAGGAGATGCTCTACATGGCGATGGAGGACTTCCGCGTCGACGTCATCGTCGGCAAGGGTCCCGGCGCCACCGCCATCCCCCTCGAGCTGCCCCCGTTCACCCTGGTCGGCGCCACCGTGCGGGCCGGCCTGCTGCCGCCGCCGTTGCGCGACCGCTTCGGCTTCACCGGCCACATGGAGTTCTACGAGCCCACCGAGCTGGAGCGCGTTATCCACCGCTCCGCCCGGCTGCTGGAGGTGGTGACAACGCCTGACGGTGCCGCGGAGATCGCCGGCCGCTCGCGCGGCACGCCCCGCATCGCCAACCGCCTGCTGCGCCGCGTCCGCGACTACGCCCAGGTCAGGGCCGACGGGTGGATCACCAGGGAGATCGCCGAGGCGGCCCTGGCGGTCTACGAGGTCGACGCCCGCGGCCTGGACCGGCTCGACCGGGCGGTGCTCGGCGCGCTGCTCAAGCTCTTCGGCGGCGGACCGGTCGGTCTGTCCACGCTCGCGGTCGCGGTGGGGGAGGAGCGGGAGACCGTGGAGGAGGTCGCCGAGCCCTTCCTCGTACGGGAGGGGCTCCTCGCCCGCACCCCGCGCGGCCGGATCGCCACACCGGCGGCATGGGAGCACCTCGGCCTCGTCCCGCCGCAGCAAGGTGGTCCCGCCGACGGGCGGGAAGGCCGGCGCTGACAGATGATCACCGCGCTGCGCAACCAGTGCGGTGACCACGTCGTCGAGAACAAGGAGTAACCACCACCTGCCTTCAGGGAGGTCGGTGGCGTCGAGCCGCAGCGCGACATGCGCGTATCGCACCTGTCGCCCGCCGGCTCCCGCCCGTACGCCCGGGGCGAGGTCCCGTTCGGCCCGGGCGTCAGCATTTTCGTCGGTCCCGACGACCGGGGCAGGACCGACCTCGTCGAGGCGGTCGGCCGTCTCGCGGCCCTTGGCGGCCACCGGCTCTCCTCCGACGTCCCGCCGGTCGCCGCGGACGCGACCGGGACCACACTGTGTGCGTGGCTGAGCCTGTCGACCTTCGCCGGGCTGCTCGCCCACGCGCTCTTCGGTTTCGCCCGGGTCGATCCGGTGGCCGGATTCGTCATCACCGCACTGGTCGCCCTCGCCGTCGGCAAGGGCAGGTAAGTCTGGGAGAGCGAGCTGGTCTGCGACGGCGATGCAGACGAGGAGACCGTCATGGGCGCGGAGCACCGCCAGAAACCCACGGGCACCGGAGGCCGGCCCTGGCGACGGGGCCCCGGCCGGATCTCCCGGTGCGTCCTAACGGGGCGTGGAACCGGTCGGCGAGCGCGGCCGGGTCCTGCCGGATGCACGCCGGGTCGAACCGGCCGCGCCACTGACGCGGTGCACTCAACCCAGGCCCCGATAGGGGCATATCGGGCATCAGTAATTTTTCTGAGCAAAGCGTTGATTTACCCCTCCGTTGGTGTCTAGCCTGAGATTCCAGGCGGTTTCGAACTGATATTCGAACTGAGGCTTCGGCCGTGTGGGTGCACCTCTTGCGGGTGAGGACCGTGTCCTGTCCCTCCCCAGGCCCACCCCGAACCGCCGTCGGATGTACCAGAGGAGAACGGCGTGAACAGCTTCACCTTCACCCCCGCCACCAAGGAGCGGGCCAAGGCCCGCATCGCACTCACCGGGCCCACCGGTTCGGGCAAGACCTACACCGCGCTCGTCCTCGGCACCGGGATCGGCGACCGGATCGCCCTGATCGACACCGAGCACGGCAGCGCTTCCAAATACGCCGACGAGTTCGCCTTCGACACCCTCCCGCTCACGACGTTCGAGCCCCCCGCGCTCGTCGAGGCGCTCGCGGTAGCCGCCCACGAGGGCTACGACGTCGTGATCGTCGACTCGCTCTCGCACTTCTGGTCCGGCGCGGGCGGAATGCTGGAGCAGGTCGACAACGCCGCGAAGCGCGTCGCGGGAGGCAACACCTTCGCCGGCTGGAGGGAGGCCCGCCCTCTGGAGCGGGCGATGGTCGACGCCCTGCTCGCCTACCCCGGCCACCTCATCGCCACCATGCGTACCAAGACCGAGTACGTCGTGGAGGCGGACGAGCGCGGGCGCAAGGTGCCGCGCAAGGTCGGGCTCAAGCCCGAGCAGCGGGAGGGCATCGAGTACGAGTTCGACATCGTCGGCGACCTCGACCACGAGAACACCCTGGTGATCTCCAAGTCCCGGGCGAAGCCGCTCTCCGGGCGCGTCATCCGCAAGCCGGACGAGACGTTCGCCGAGGCCGTCCTGGAGTGGCTCAACGCCGGTAAGCCCACCCCGAGCGCGTCCGACTACCTCACGACCGCCACCGCCCCGCACGCCACCTACGAGGAGCTCCGCGGTCTCTACGAGGAGGTGCGCCGGCACAACCTGCTCGCCGCCGCCGTCCTGGATCCCGCCGGGGGTTCGACCACGCTGGGCGAGCTCATCGTGCGCCGCGGCACCGAGGCGAAGAAAGAGACCGGAAAAGGGACCGAGCAGAAGGGTGAGGCCGCGTGAACCTCCGGGAGCACGCCACCCGGGTCGTCGTACTCAGGGTGCTGCGCGACGCGGTGGAGGCCGAGTACCGGGCCGAGCGCCGCGCGGTCCTCGACGGGCTGCGCGCGGCTCGCGCCGAACTCGCCCTCAAGTCGATGCGGGTGACCATGCCGGACGACACCCCGATCGCCACCCTCACGCTCATCGACCCCCAGCCGGCGGTCGTGGTCGCCGACGAGGACGCCTTCACCGCCTGGGCGGCCGCGAACCACCCCGGCGAGGTGGAGACCCTGGTCCGGGTGCGCCCCGCCTGGCAGCGGGATCTCCTCGCCCGGCTCGCCTGCTTCGGCCCGGCCGCCGACCCGCACACCGGCGAGGTGATCCCGGGACTGACGGTGGCGCCGGCCCCCGAACCGCGTTCGTTCAGCCTGCGGCCCGTGCCCGGCGGAGCGGAACGGGTCGCCCGGGCCTGGCGCACCGGCGAGATCGACCTGCGCCGGCTGCTCGCCCTCGGCGGGGGCGAGACGTGATGACCACCGCCACAGCGCGCTTCGACAGGGAATCGCCCGCCACCCTGTGGTTCCTGATCTCACAAGCGGGTCACCTCGGCTGCGGCCGCTGGAGTCTCGGGGACGACGGGCGACTGCGCTGCGCCTGCGGGACCGTCCTGTACCTGTACCAGCAGCCGGCGGACGGGGCGGGAAGCGGGGCGCCGGAGTCACCCGGGACGTGCTCCCGCGGAAGGGAGGAACGGATGACGCCGGCCGAGACCGCGGGGCTCGCCGCGCTGGTCGCGGCGATGTGCCCGTCGATGCATCTGGAGGAGACCACGACGGACGCCTGGCACCTCCTGCTCGCCGACTTGGACGTCGCCGATACGCGGGAGGCCGTGATCCGGCTGGGCCGCGTGCAGTCCCGCATCGACGCCGCCGGCATCCGCGCCGAGGTGCGCGCGATCCGGGAGGAGCGGCTCGCCCGCGATCCGCTGCCACTCCCGGACACCGACCCGGACGATCCGCACCGCTATCGCGCGGAACTCCTCGCGATCGTGACCGCGATCGCCTCGGGGCAGCGCGTCAAGCGGACCCCCGCGGTCCCGGCCCAGCCACCTCCCGCCCTCGCCGGCCGCTCGAGGGACGCCCTCCGCGCCCACGCCCTCCGCGTTCCCTGCCCCTGGTGCCGGGCTGCCGCCGGACGTGCCTGCACCGTCCCCCGGCTCGGCATCCCGCTGAAGAACGCTCCGGCCCACACCTCGAGACTCATCGCGGCGGGGCCCGCCGAAGGAGAAGAAGAAGGGGAGCCGGGCAGTGAGCCCGAAGACGCCCCGAAGCGGCAGCGTTGTCGTCGGACAACCGACTTCCCCCGTCCCCACGTGCGTTAGGAGTACCTCTCATGGTCGGCGAGACCGTCGTCACCGTCGTCGGCAACCTGACCGACGACCCCGAGATCCGCAACACCCCGTCCGGCGAGGCGGTCACCCACTTCACCGTCGCCTCCACGCCCCGCACCTTCGACCGGCAGAGCAACGAGTGGAGGGACGCCGACACACTGTTCCTGCGCTGCTCGGTCTGGCGGAAGACGGCGGAACACGTCGCCCAGTCCCTGACGCGCGGCACCCGTGTCATCGTCCAAGGGCGGCTGCACCAGCGGACGTACGAGACCAGGGAAGGCGAGAAGCGGACCGTCATCGAGCTGGAGGCCTTGGAGATAGGCCCCTCCCTGCGCTACGCCGACGCGACGGTCAGCAAGGTCTCGCGCGTGGGCGTGCCCGGCGACTCCCTCTTCGACACCGCCCCGTCCGCGTCGAACGACACGCCGGGGGCCCCCGACGGGGACAAAAGCGCCCCCCACGACCACAACAGTTCCACGTTCCCCTTCTGACCTGGTCGAAGATTGCTGGGTGATCGCCATGAATGTCCTTCCGCTGAGCGGCCAGGCACAGCTCGAGAGCTGGACCCCGGCAGCGGCCATCGGCCTGACCTGCCCCGACTGCCACCCCGAATGCCGGGACACCGCCCCTGGGGTCCGGTCGGACAACGGCAACGAGACGGCCCGTCGCGGGGTCCACGACGACAGCGCGGACGAGCCGTTCACCGGCCTGGACTCCTCAAGCGCATCGGCAACGGCGTGACAGCGCTGCGGCAATTCGCGCGGCGACCGCGGCCGACGGCCGGTGTACCGGCCTTTTGAACCGACAGCGTGCCGCCGTCCACAACCCCCACGGGACGACGAGGTGAGCACATGAAGTTCGTGCATACATCGGAACATGGTGGCCACCGCCACGGACCGCACGGGGCGGACGTCATTGCCATCGCCCGCCCCACACCCACGCCGCCCCTCGGCCGGCCACCGCCAAGAGCCGGCGTCCGCACACCCGAAGATCACGGACAGAGGCCCGGCGCCGATCTCCGACCACAAGAAAAATGATCGGCCGGTAGCTCCGTGCGTCAGCCGACGTCGGTTGCAGGCGTAAAGCCTGGCCTGCACAGGTCTTCAAGGTCGGAGCCCCCGTCACCCCACACCAGAGTGCGGGACTCCCAGTCCAGCTCTACATGGTCCAGCCCTTGGTGACGGAGCATCCAGTCGTAGTTCTTCAGTGCGATCTCGGCCTCTTCGGTCATGGTGCGAGGCTACGTAGTGACCAGGACCGGAAGCCGTATCCCTGACCCAGGACACACCGAGATCCGATGACGTCGAGCGCCTGCGTGAACGTTCGATCGTGAGCTTCCCGTTCGGGCGATCCGGAACGATCAAGACCTCGATCTCCGGGTCATGCCCTCTTCTCGTGGTGCAGCCGATCAGTCATCCGTCGCGTCGGTGGTAATGGGGGCGAGAGAGAGTGATGTCGGGGCGCTTGTCGAGTTCGCCGCAGATCCGGGAGACCTCGCTCCTGGAGATCCAGGTGTCCGCGCCGAGGGCCTCGACCGGGTTGTCAACCGCTCAGGTGGATACGCCGTGCACGTAGGCGTCCACGATGACGGCATACAGAGCCTGGTCGATGCGGCACCGCCGCTCCAGCAGGCCGGGGGAGGAGCTGCCGGTACGCAGTGTGAGGACAGCCAGGTCGAGGTCACAGGCCTGGATGGTCGGCGTCCTGCCGTGGTGCCCGTTGGGGTGGGCGACGCGGACCTCGGTGTGCTTGTTCCCCTCCGCGCCGATCCGGGCCGCGACCCCGGACTCGATCGGCTTCTGCGGCATCCGTTCGGCCACACTCCTCACGAGTTCGAGTCCGTCCGCCGAACGGAGCGACTTCAGCAGGCGGAGCAAGCCGGACCGGGGCAGGGCCACCGTGCCCCTCCTGCGTTGAACTACCCGCTCACCACGGAGAGTCGCATGGCGGCCTCCTCATACCCACAGAGCAGAAGCCTCTCGCGGGTGTGCGTTCCGGGGAGCAAATCCGCGCACACCTCGACCTTGACCGGCTGCACCCCCACAGCGGGATGCCATCGGTGCAGAGGCAGAGGCAGAGGCAGAGGCAGAGGCAGAGGTAGAGCGGACGGTGGGCCCGCCGGTGTCGCAGTGATGGAGGAAGCGGTCGAGGGCCGCGACGGTGAGGATTTCGTCGTCGGAGGCCCGTCTCCCGGCGCTGTCGCCTCCTGACTGTGGAGGGAGTGCCCGACAGCCGGCGCGGGTGGCCGCCTTTCGGAGGCGAACGCCGTACGAGGCGAACTGCTGGACTGTTTTCGACGGCGGCACGGCGCAGTTTTCCTGTCCGTGCTCACCGGCGTGGTGCATCCGCCCAGCGAGCGGATCGCAGGAACAGACTCGCGCCTGTTCGTGAACCGGTGCGAGGTGTGAGCACCGACGCGAACGCCCTCGGCTTCTCCCCGGAGGCCGTCGACGGCCCCTCGTCCGCGGGTTCACCCGCGGACCAGGCGCCTCAGGGCCCACCGGGCGGGGACGGCGTATGCCGCGAGGGCGACGGCCGGTCCCTCGGCCCGCAGTGTCGTGGCCGAGCCGGCCGCCCGGGGGAACACCTCATGACGCAGTCGCATGTGTACCGGTCCGAGCCGGACCCGCCAGGTCCACTGCCGTCGTTCCTCGTCGACGCACTCCACGACGAACCTCGCGGTGGCACCGAACAGCGAGACCACCTCGCCCCGCATGCCTGGTGCGATCCGCTCACCGGCCACGCGCACCGCCCTGATCTGCGGCGACCACGCCGGCCAGCAGGCGGGTGAGACGTAACGCGACCAGACGTCCTCGGCGGGGGCCGGTCCCGCGGCCCGCAAGGTCATGACGGCCATCGGGTCGGCACCCGGTCAGCCGACCTGGCCGTGGACGAACTCGTTGAGGGCCTTGCCCGGCCGCAGGCCCGCCCCGCCGTCCTCCTGGTGGAAACTGCCGAAACCGGTGAGGGTGACGGTCTTCCCCGCCCTGAGCGCCTCGGCGATCGCACCCGCCCGGTCGATGGTGCCGAACAGGGCATCGACGACCCGGCCGACCTGTTCCAAGGACAGATCACCACCGTCCGCCGCCTTGTGTGTGACCGCCTCGACCAGCCCGGACCTGTCCATACGACGCACCCGCTCCTCGACGATGAAATCCCGCGAAGCGGCAACCCGTCCGACCGGTCGGCCGCCGCTGTCCGACACCACCATCGTGACACCGTCACAGCGGCCCCGCACGCAGCGGCGCTCGACCGTACGCTGCCCGTGTGCACAGTGTGGAACTGCTGCCCGACCCCGCGACCGAGCGGGCCGTCCGAGACGTATGGCGCCGCCTCGAGGACGCGGGCCTGCCCAGCCTCGCCACCCACCACCACCCGACCAACCGCCCCCACCTGACCCTCGCCACGGCCGACCACCTTCCACCCCGGACACACGCCCACCTGGAACACTCCTTCGCGAAGACCCTTCCCCTCCCGCTGCGGCTCGACGGACCCCTACGGTTCTCCGGCCGGACGAGGGTGCT
Coding sequences within it:
- a CDS encoding SRPBCC family protein; amino-acid sequence: MAVMTLRAAGPAPAEDVWSRYVSPACWPAWSPQIRAVRVAGERIAPGMRGEVVSLFGATARFVVECVDEERRQWTWRVRLGPVHMRLRHEVFPRAAGSATTLRAEGPAVALAAYAVPARWALRRLVRG
- a CDS encoding crossover junction endodeoxyribonuclease RuvC, coding for MKTLTLREGTARVLGVDPGLTRCGLGVVDDAPGRPLTVTAAGILCAPADADIGHRLLLIERGIERWLDEYRPGAVAVERVSSRYNVRTVMGTAQASAVAILCAARRGLPVAWHTSSEVKVAVTGSAGAGKAQVGAMVTRLLRLDAPPEPADTADALALAICHIWRTQALNRPQQAHATACPAPALARLRKSTIR
- a CDS encoding HU family DNA-binding protein, whose product is MDRSGLVEAVTHKAADGGDLSLEQVGRVVDALFGTIDRAGAIAEALRAGKTVTLTGFGSFHQEDGGAGLRPGKALNEFVHGQVG
- a CDS encoding zinc finger domain-containing protein gives rise to the protein MTTATARFDRESPATLWFLISQAGHLGCGRWSLGDDGRLRCACGTVLYLYQQPADGAGSGAPESPGTCSRGREERMTPAETAGLAALVAAMCPSMHLEETTTDAWHLLLADLDVADTREAVIRLGRVQSRIDAAGIRAEVRAIREERLARDPLPLPDTDPDDPHRYRAELLAIVTAIASGQRVKRTPAVPAQPPPALAGRSRDALRAHALRVPCPWCRAAAGRACTVPRLGIPLKNAPAHTSRLIAAGPAEGEEEGEPGSEPEDAPKRQRCRRTTDFPRPHVR
- a CDS encoding single-stranded DNA-binding protein, with the translated sequence MVGETVVTVVGNLTDDPEIRNTPSGEAVTHFTVASTPRTFDRQSNEWRDADTLFLRCSVWRKTAEHVAQSLTRGTRVIVQGRLHQRTYETREGEKRTVIELEALEIGPSLRYADATVSKVSRVGVPGDSLFDTAPSASNDTPGAPDGDKSAPHDHNSSTFPF
- a CDS encoding ATP-binding protein gives rise to the protein MNSFTFTPATKERAKARIALTGPTGSGKTYTALVLGTGIGDRIALIDTEHGSASKYADEFAFDTLPLTTFEPPALVEALAVAAHEGYDVVIVDSLSHFWSGAGGMLEQVDNAAKRVAGGNTFAGWREARPLERAMVDALLAYPGHLIATMRTKTEYVVEADERGRKVPRKVGLKPEQREGIEYEFDIVGDLDHENTLVISKSRAKPLSGRVIRKPDETFAEAVLEWLNAGKPTPSASDYLTTATAPHATYEELRGLYEEVRRHNLLAAAVLDPAGGSTTLGELIVRRGTEAKKETGKGTEQKGEAA
- the ruvB gene encoding Holliday junction branch migration DNA helicase RuvB — protein: MTRDEAETAALIERLVVSVTDGEEQAVEAALRPKDLDEFIGQERVREQLDLVLRAARARGATADHVLLSGAPGLGKTTLSMIIAAEMDAPIRITSGPAIQHAGDLTAVLSSLQEGEVLFLDEIHRMSRPAEEMLYMAMEDFRVDVIVGKGPGATAIPLELPPFTLVGATVRAGLLPPPLRDRFGFTGHMEFYEPTELERVIHRSARLLEVVTTPDGAAEIAGRSRGTPRIANRLLRRVRDYAQVRADGWITREIAEAALAVYEVDARGLDRLDRAVLGALLKLFGGGPVGLSTLAVAVGEERETVEEVAEPFLVREGLLARTPRGRIATPAAWEHLGLVPPQQGGPADGREGRR
- the ruvA gene encoding Holliday junction branch migration protein RuvA, encoding MIAFVSGTVAALAPDAAVVEVGGVGMAVQCTPDTLAGLRIGRQARLAVSLVVRENSLTLYGFADDGERQVFELLQTASGVGPRLAQAMLAVQTPEALRRAVAQGDEKALTAVPGIGKKGAQKLLLELAGRLGEPAGAAGAGHPAGAAAPAPWSEQLHAALVGLGYSVHEAEEAIAAVTPAAEAAAADGAAPKVSHLLRAALRTLNRAR